Proteins co-encoded in one Accipiter gentilis chromosome 5, bAccGen1.1, whole genome shotgun sequence genomic window:
- the TMPRSS5 gene encoding transmembrane protease serine 5 isoform X3, with the protein MSPASVEQFPDSLACIEDAVQSRKSLTAKPRREARRTQASPGHVSFRINVANSLLEAQVEGRPGWLLACHERWSLSLGTLLCRQLGYLRMTHQKGVNVTDVKVNDTQEFVRVRLQQEGSLEDMWQVRSSCESGQIVALKCSECGLRPGAGRVVGGMDVPLGRWPWQVSVYHGSQHHCGGSVLAREWIVTAAHCVHSYRWLPASAWLVFAGVITHGSIKHEAGVSVKKIIHHPLYNDSSLDYDIALMKLQVPLNFSDAIRAVCLPSSHWDLFQGTQCWVSGWGYTRPEQAQVTETLKEALVPLISTKRCNSSCMYGGKLTARMLCAGYLRGKIDACQGDSGGPLVCQDEFMWRLVGIVSWGQGCAEPNHPGVYTNVAQFLPWIYHITEIY; encoded by the exons ATG AGCCCAGCCTCAGTCGAGCAGTTTCCCGACAGCCTGGCTTGCATTGAGGATGCTGTGCAAAGCCGCAAGAGCCTGACAGCAAAGCCAAGGAGGGAAGCAAGGAGGACACAGGCCTCCCCAGGACACG TGTCTTTCAGAATAAACGTGGCAAACTCCTTGCTGGAGGCGCAGGTGGAAGGCCGTCCTGGCTGGCTCCTGGCATGCCACGAGCGCTGGAGTCTCTCCCTGGGCACCCTGCTCTGCCGGCAGCTCGGGTATCTCAG AATGACCCATCAGAAAGGAGTGAATGTGACGGATGTCAAGGTGAATGACACACAGGAGTTCGTTCGGGTGAGACTGCAGCAGGAAGGCAGCCTGGAAGACATGTGGCAGGTCAG GAGCAGCTGTGAATCAGGTCAAATTGTGGCTCTGAAATGCTCAG AATGCGGGCTGCGCCCTGGTGCCGGGCGGGTGGTTGGGGGGATGGACGTGCCCCTGGGGCGCTGGCCCTGGCAGGTCAGCGTGTACCATGGCTCCCAGCACCACTGCGGAGGTTCTGTGCTGGCACGTGAATGGATCGTCACGGCGGCTCACTGCGTGCACAG TTACAGGTGGCTTCCAGCCTCTGCCTGGCTGGTTTTTGCAGGCGTTATCACCCATGGCTCAATCAAGCATGAGGCTGGGGTATCggtaaagaaaataattcaccACCCGCTTTATAATGACAGTAGCCTCGACTATGACATTGCTCTGATGAAGCTCCAAGTCCCCCTTAATTTCTCAG ATGCCATCCGTGCTGTGTGTCTGCCATCCTCCCACTGGGACCTCTTCCAGGGCACGCAGTGTTGGGTCTCTGGCTGGGGCTATACCAGACCAGAGCAAG cacaggtTACTGAGACACTGAAGGAAGCACTCGTTCCCTTAATCAGTACCAAGAGATGCAATAGTTCGTGCATGTACGGAGGCAAGCTCACTGCCAGGATGCTGTGTGCCGGCTACTTGCGTGGGAAAATAGATGCATGCCAG GGTGACAGCGGGGGACCCCTGGTTTGTCAGGATGAATTCATGTGGCGCTTAGTAGGCATCgtgagctggggccagggctgtGCTGAACCCAACCACCCTGGGGTTTATACCAATGTGGCTCAGTTTCTGCCATGGATTTATCACATCACTGAG atctACTAG
- the TMPRSS5 gene encoding transmembrane protease serine 5 isoform X1, producing MSPASVEQFPDSLACIEDAVQSRKSLTAKPRREARRTQASPGHDSANASLKTLCTIRRLFLLLGVAGLLAGTAAGAWLLVKHLKKPQPDQGFTLLQEPGAVPACSDSEEEDPVVRRAHNRVSFRINVANSLLEAQVEGRPGWLLACHERWSLSLGTLLCRQLGYLRMTHQKGVNVTDVKVNDTQEFVRVRLQQEGSLEDMWQVRSSCESGQIVALKCSECGLRPGAGRVVGGMDVPLGRWPWQVSVYHGSQHHCGGSVLAREWIVTAAHCVHSYRWLPASAWLVFAGVITHGSIKHEAGVSVKKIIHHPLYNDSSLDYDIALMKLQVPLNFSDAIRAVCLPSSHWDLFQGTQCWVSGWGYTRPEQAQVTETLKEALVPLISTKRCNSSCMYGGKLTARMLCAGYLRGKIDACQGDSGGPLVCQDEFMWRLVGIVSWGQGCAEPNHPGVYTNVAQFLPWIYHITEIY from the exons ATG AGCCCAGCCTCAGTCGAGCAGTTTCCCGACAGCCTGGCTTGCATTGAGGATGCTGTGCAAAGCCGCAAGAGCCTGACAGCAAAGCCAAGGAGGGAAGCAAGGAGGACACAGGCCTCCCCAGGACACG ATTCTGCTAAtgcatctctcaaaactctctgcACCATCAGGAGGCTGTTCCTGCTGCTTGGGGTTGCTGGGCTACTGGCGGGGACAGCAGCTGGGGCATGGCTCCTAG TGAAACACCTGAAGAAGCCTCAGCCAGACCAGGGCTTCACCCTGCTGCAGGAGCCAGGTGCAGTCCCAGCATGCAGTGACAGTGAAGAGGAAGACCCTGTGGTCCGTAGGGCTCACAATAGAG TGTCTTTCAGAATAAACGTGGCAAACTCCTTGCTGGAGGCGCAGGTGGAAGGCCGTCCTGGCTGGCTCCTGGCATGCCACGAGCGCTGGAGTCTCTCCCTGGGCACCCTGCTCTGCCGGCAGCTCGGGTATCTCAG AATGACCCATCAGAAAGGAGTGAATGTGACGGATGTCAAGGTGAATGACACACAGGAGTTCGTTCGGGTGAGACTGCAGCAGGAAGGCAGCCTGGAAGACATGTGGCAGGTCAG GAGCAGCTGTGAATCAGGTCAAATTGTGGCTCTGAAATGCTCAG AATGCGGGCTGCGCCCTGGTGCCGGGCGGGTGGTTGGGGGGATGGACGTGCCCCTGGGGCGCTGGCCCTGGCAGGTCAGCGTGTACCATGGCTCCCAGCACCACTGCGGAGGTTCTGTGCTGGCACGTGAATGGATCGTCACGGCGGCTCACTGCGTGCACAG TTACAGGTGGCTTCCAGCCTCTGCCTGGCTGGTTTTTGCAGGCGTTATCACCCATGGCTCAATCAAGCATGAGGCTGGGGTATCggtaaagaaaataattcaccACCCGCTTTATAATGACAGTAGCCTCGACTATGACATTGCTCTGATGAAGCTCCAAGTCCCCCTTAATTTCTCAG ATGCCATCCGTGCTGTGTGTCTGCCATCCTCCCACTGGGACCTCTTCCAGGGCACGCAGTGTTGGGTCTCTGGCTGGGGCTATACCAGACCAGAGCAAG cacaggtTACTGAGACACTGAAGGAAGCACTCGTTCCCTTAATCAGTACCAAGAGATGCAATAGTTCGTGCATGTACGGAGGCAAGCTCACTGCCAGGATGCTGTGTGCCGGCTACTTGCGTGGGAAAATAGATGCATGCCAG GGTGACAGCGGGGGACCCCTGGTTTGTCAGGATGAATTCATGTGGCGCTTAGTAGGCATCgtgagctggggccagggctgtGCTGAACCCAACCACCCTGGGGTTTATACCAATGTGGCTCAGTTTCTGCCATGGATTTATCACATCACTGAG atctACTAG
- the TMPRSS5 gene encoding transmembrane protease serine 5 isoform X2 — translation MSPASVEQFPDSLACIEDAVQSRKSLTAKPRREARRTQASPGHDSANASLKTLCTIRRLFLLLGVAGLLAGTAAGAWLLVKHLKKPQPDQGFTLLQEPGAVPACSDSEEEDPVVRRAHNRVSFRINVANSLLEAQVEGRPGWLLACHERWSLSLGTLLCRQLGYLRMTHQKGVNVTDVKVNDTQEFVRVRLQQEGSLEDMWQVRSSCESGQIVALKCSECGLRPGAGRVVGGMDVPLGRWPWQVSVYHGSQHHCGGSVLAREWIVTAAHCVHSYRWLPASAWLVFAGVITHGSIKHEAGVSVKKIIHHPLYNDSSLDYDIALMKLQVPLNFSDAIRAVCLPSSHWDLFQGTQCWVSGWGYTRPEQARALLFPSCSLQILFPSWLLFFPPQHRLLRH, via the exons ATG AGCCCAGCCTCAGTCGAGCAGTTTCCCGACAGCCTGGCTTGCATTGAGGATGCTGTGCAAAGCCGCAAGAGCCTGACAGCAAAGCCAAGGAGGGAAGCAAGGAGGACACAGGCCTCCCCAGGACACG ATTCTGCTAAtgcatctctcaaaactctctgcACCATCAGGAGGCTGTTCCTGCTGCTTGGGGTTGCTGGGCTACTGGCGGGGACAGCAGCTGGGGCATGGCTCCTAG TGAAACACCTGAAGAAGCCTCAGCCAGACCAGGGCTTCACCCTGCTGCAGGAGCCAGGTGCAGTCCCAGCATGCAGTGACAGTGAAGAGGAAGACCCTGTGGTCCGTAGGGCTCACAATAGAG TGTCTTTCAGAATAAACGTGGCAAACTCCTTGCTGGAGGCGCAGGTGGAAGGCCGTCCTGGCTGGCTCCTGGCATGCCACGAGCGCTGGAGTCTCTCCCTGGGCACCCTGCTCTGCCGGCAGCTCGGGTATCTCAG AATGACCCATCAGAAAGGAGTGAATGTGACGGATGTCAAGGTGAATGACACACAGGAGTTCGTTCGGGTGAGACTGCAGCAGGAAGGCAGCCTGGAAGACATGTGGCAGGTCAG GAGCAGCTGTGAATCAGGTCAAATTGTGGCTCTGAAATGCTCAG AATGCGGGCTGCGCCCTGGTGCCGGGCGGGTGGTTGGGGGGATGGACGTGCCCCTGGGGCGCTGGCCCTGGCAGGTCAGCGTGTACCATGGCTCCCAGCACCACTGCGGAGGTTCTGTGCTGGCACGTGAATGGATCGTCACGGCGGCTCACTGCGTGCACAG TTACAGGTGGCTTCCAGCCTCTGCCTGGCTGGTTTTTGCAGGCGTTATCACCCATGGCTCAATCAAGCATGAGGCTGGGGTATCggtaaagaaaataattcaccACCCGCTTTATAATGACAGTAGCCTCGACTATGACATTGCTCTGATGAAGCTCCAAGTCCCCCTTAATTTCTCAG ATGCCATCCGTGCTGTGTGTCTGCCATCCTCCCACTGGGACCTCTTCCAGGGCACGCAGTGTTGGGTCTCTGGCTGGGGCTATACCAGACCAGAGCAAG CTCGTGCCCTGCTCTTCCCCTCTTGCTCCTTGCAGATCTTGTTTCCCTCTtggcttctctttttccctccccagcacaggtTACTGAGACACTGA
- the ZW10 gene encoding centromere/kinetochore protein zw10 homolog, with protein MAAPAGSLVAAVLAHSGRLDKEDLGTRIGRLSRRVEELKGEVCNMINKKYNEFLPSMQSAEDLVSQLEGLSSNIDVLKAGIENEVQQDLNIAVAEFTELKQQLERDTLVLSILKKLQEFDTAVKEYNTALLEKKYVAAAQQLEKARCSLKMLESRKGFELKILKALGTELTVQTQNMLYHLGEEWQKLAVWKLPPSKESSSLESVMHSELHLRTVPSKEEEIAGPPVASVLQAFAVLGELHTKLKIFGQLLLKYILKPLISYPCLQPFTEEQSDVFILRFKSEEPNLDHSSPMEVFDKIKLIFEVLHKYLLNVPLEQPAEDRKNGRVTLAELLGDAIWEELSDCLIHNCLVNSIPTNSSKLEQYVEVIKSTEEFEKALKDMQFLKGDTTDLLKYARNVNSHFANKKCQDVIVAARNLMTSEIHNTVKITPDSSVALPRLPNPGAGDHLKMQKTSKLLHNNMVNLENETKLSQYTFSLPTCRISSSVEKLMELAYQTLLEATASTDQCCIQLFYSVRNIFQLFYDVVPTYHKENLQKLPQLAALHHNNCMYIAHHLLTLGHQFRYRLTNILCDGAATFVDLVPGFRRLGMECFLAQMRVQKGEILERLSSARNFSNMDDEENYCAANKAIRQVLHQLKRLGKVWQDVLPVNVYCKAMGTLLNTALTEIVTRIAALEDISAEDADRLYSLCRTMVEEGPQVFTPLPEDDKNKKYQEEVPVYVQKWMTFKELMIILQANLQEIVDQWADGKGPLAAEFSAAEVKSLIRALFQNTERRAAALAKIK; from the exons ATGGCGGCGCCGGCGGGCTCTCTGGTGGCGGCCGTGCTGGCGCACTCGGGCCGCCTGGACAAGGAGGACCTGGGCACCCGCATCGGGCGGCTCTCCCGCCGCGTGGAGGAGCTGAAG ggCGAAGTCTGCAACATGATTAACAAGAAGTATAACGAGTTCCTGCCCAGCATGCAGAGCGCCGAGGACCTGGTGTCGCAGCTGGAGGGGCTGTCGAGCAACATCGACGTGCTGAAAGCGGGGATCGAGAACGAG GTTCAGCAAGATCTAAACATCGCTGTTGCCGAATTCACTGAATTGAAGCAGCAGTTGGAGCGAGACACGCTGGTTCTGAGTATTCTGAAAAAGCTACAGGAG TTTGATACAGCTGTTAAAGAGTACAATACTGCATTGCTGGAAAAGAAGTATgttgcagcagctcagcagctggaAAAG GCACGATGCAGCCTGAAAATGCTGGAATCCCGCAAGGGCTTCGAGCTGAAGATCCTGAAAGCACTAGGCACAGAGCTCACAGTGCAGACACAGAACATGCTCTATCATCTAGGAGAAGAATGGCAGAAATTGGCTGTATGGAAGCTTCCTCCTTCGAAAG aaagcagcagcctggagTCAGTGATGCATTCAGAATTGCACTTACGCACAGTGCCGTCAAAAGAAGAGGAGATTGCTGGCCCACCTGTTGCTTCTGTGCTGCAGGCATTTGCTGTCCTAGGAGAACTGCACACCAAGCTTAAAATTTTTG gccAGTTGTTGCTGAAATACATCCTCAAGCCGCTGATTTCATACCCATGTCTTCAACCATTCACAGAGGAACAGTCAGATGTGTTCATCCTACGTTTTAAGTCCGAGGAGCCTAACTTGGATCATTCCTCTCCTATGGAGGTTTTTGACAAGATCAAGCTTATTTTTGAAGTTCTCCACAAATATCTGCTGA ATGTGCCTCTTGAGCAGCCTGCGGAAGATAGAAAGAATGGCAGAGTTACACTTGCAGAACTGCTAGGTGATGCAATATGGGAGGAGTTATCGGACTGCCTCATTCATAACTGTCTAGTGAATTCAATCCCAACCAATAGCAGCAAACTAGAGCAGTATGTAGAG GTGATTAAATCCACAGAGGAGTTTGAAAAAGCCCTGAAGGACATGCAGTTTTTGAAAGGAGACACCACTGATTTACTGAAATACGCCCGTAATGTCAATTCCCACTTTGCTAACAAGAAGTGCCAGGATGTGATTGTGGCAGCCAGAAACCTGATGACTTCAGAAATACATAATACTGTGAAG aTCACACCTGATTCCTCTGTAGCCCTACCAAGGCTTCCCAATCCTGGGGCAGGAGatcacttaaaaatgcaaaaaacttcTAAACTTCTGCATAACAACATGGTGAATTTGGAGAATGAGACTAAACTGAGCCAGTACACGTTTTCTCTGCCCACGTGCCGCATCAGTTCCTCAGTGGAGAAACTGATGGAGCTGGCTTATCAGACGCTGTTGGAGGCTACAGCCAGCACAGATCAGTG CTGTATACAGCTCTTCTACTCGGTACGGAATATATTCCAGCTGTTCTATGATGTAGTGCCAACATACCACAA GGAGAACCTTCAGAAATTACCCCAGCTGGCAGCCCTTCACCACAACAACTGCATGTatattgctcaccacttgctcaCCCTGGGACACCAGTTCCGATACCGCCTGACTAACATCCTATGCGACGGAGCAGCTACTTTTGTAGATCTGGTACCTGGTTTTAGGAGACTTG GGATGGAGTGTTTTCTGGCCCAGATGCGGGTACAGAAAGGAGAAATCTTGGAGAGGCTCTCAAGTGCCAGGAATTTTTCTAATATGGATGATGAGGAAAATTACTGTGCAGCAAACAAAGCAATAAGGCAG GTATTGCATCAGTTGAAAAGACTGGGGAAAGTCTGGCAAGATGTCCTTCCAGTGAACGTATACTGCAAGGCTATGGGGACTTTACTGAACACAGCTCTCACAGAGATTGTCACTAGGATTGCTGCCCTAGAG GACATCTCTGCAGAAGATGCAGATAGGTTGTACTCCCTCTGTAGGACCATGGTGGAGGAAGGACCCCAAGTTTTCACCCCACTACCTGAAGatgacaaaaataagaaatacCAGGAGGAAGTTCCAGTCTATGTGCAGAAATGGATGACATTCAAAGAGCTGATGATCATCTTGCAAGCCAACCTCCAAGAAATAGTAGATCA GTGGGCAGATGGGAAGGGGCCTCTTGCAGCTGAATTCTCCGCAGCTGAAGTGAAGAGTCTGATCCGAGCCTTGTTCCAGAACACAgaaaggagagcagcagcactggccaAAATTAAGTAA
- the LOC126038202 gene encoding T-cell surface glycoprotein CD3 gamma chain, translated as MWRGKALVTWAFLTSLATSSWGIQEHKVILKEVSGKVFLQCVTNLQSQIIWLKDGNRIGNGTQLDLGTVYNDPRGVYKCQSEHGNEDSAGALQVHYRMCQNCIEVDASTISGIVVADVVATIFLAVAVYCITGQDKGRMSRASDRQNLIANEQLYQPLGERDDGQYSRLAPAKARK; from the exons atgtgGAGGGGAAAGGCCCTGGTCACCTGGGCATTCCTCACCAGCCTGGCCACGTCCAGCTGGGGCATCCAAG aacataaagTAATCCTGAAAGAAGTCAGTGGGAAGGTGTTCCTGCAATGCGTAACAAACCTGCAAAGTCAAATCATATGGCTGAAAGATGGGAATAGGATAGGAAATGGAACACAACTGGACTTGGGTACAGTTTACAACGATCCCAGAGGCGTCTATAAGTGTCAATCGGAACACGGAAACGAAGACAGTGCAGGTGCACTCCAGGTGCACTATCGAA TGTGCCAGAACTGCATCGAAGTGGACGCTTCCACCATCTCGGGGATCGTGGTCGCAGATGTTGTTGCCACCATCTTCCTGGCAGTTGCTGTGTATTGCATCACTGGCCAGGACAAGGGACGCATGTCACGAG cttCTGACAGGCAGAACCTGATTGCCAACGAGCAGCTCTACCAG CCCCTTGGCGAGCGGGACGATGGACAGTACAGCCGGCTGGCACCTGCCAAGGCCCGCAAGTGA